One genomic segment of Streptomyces liangshanensis includes these proteins:
- a CDS encoding ubiquitin-like domain-containing protein has protein sequence MAPTLPYGGQEPYGGGYEAPVPYEAYEAPASNEPYEPPVPYEPYGPQPPVLPQQQSTPAPAPALAPPPTPARHSSHRRGRPAPPRAQSEAAPAATPGNLRRLVPQALVVAFLAGGTSAFVANDKAVELSVDGVPRTMHTFADNVAELLADEGVTVGAHDIIAPAPGAELASGDEVVVRYGRPVQLTLDGHRRQVWTTARTVDGALRQLGVRAEGAFLSVSRSAPIARHGLALDVRTERTVTFMADGRERTIRTNAATVGEALSQAGITLRGEDTTSVARDSFPRDGQTVTVLRITGREEVREEAIPYTTVKTLDATLFKGTEVVDRQGRQGARRVTYALRTVNGVRQKPRRLHDEIVRDPVTQRVRVGTKVMPTSVAGADGLNWSGLAACESGGRPGAVDPSGNYGGLYQFDVGTWQSLGGSGRPQDAPASEQTFRAKKLYVQRGASPWPHCGRRLTG, from the coding sequence GTGGCGCCGACGCTCCCGTACGGGGGACAGGAGCCGTACGGCGGGGGGTACGAGGCTCCGGTGCCGTACGAGGCGTACGAGGCGCCCGCGTCGAACGAGCCGTACGAGCCGCCCGTACCGTACGAGCCGTACGGCCCCCAGCCCCCCGTCCTCCCCCAGCAGCAGAGCACCCCCGCCCCTGCCCCCGCCCTCGCCCCGCCCCCCACCCCCGCTCGTCATTCCTCGCACCGCCGCGGACGCCCCGCACCACCGCGCGCCCAGAGCGAAGCCGCGCCCGCCGCCACCCCCGGCAACCTCCGCCGCCTCGTCCCCCAGGCCCTCGTCGTCGCCTTCCTCGCCGGCGGCACCTCCGCCTTCGTGGCCAACGACAAAGCCGTCGAGCTGAGCGTCGACGGCGTCCCCCGCACCATGCACACCTTCGCCGACAACGTCGCGGAACTGCTGGCCGACGAGGGTGTCACCGTCGGCGCGCACGACATCATCGCCCCCGCGCCCGGCGCCGAACTGGCCAGCGGCGACGAGGTCGTCGTCCGCTACGGCCGCCCCGTACAGCTCACCCTCGACGGCCACCGCCGCCAGGTCTGGACGACGGCCCGCACCGTCGACGGAGCCCTGCGCCAACTGGGCGTGCGGGCCGAAGGCGCGTTCCTGTCCGTCTCGCGGTCCGCCCCGATCGCCCGCCACGGCCTCGCCCTCGACGTCCGCACCGAACGCACCGTGACCTTCATGGCCGACGGCCGCGAGCGCACGATCCGCACCAACGCGGCGACCGTCGGCGAGGCCCTCTCCCAGGCCGGCATCACCCTGCGCGGCGAGGACACCACGTCCGTCGCGCGCGACAGCTTCCCGCGCGACGGCCAGACGGTCACGGTCCTGCGCATCACGGGCCGCGAGGAGGTGCGGGAGGAGGCGATCCCGTACACGACCGTGAAGACCCTCGACGCCACGCTCTTCAAGGGCACGGAGGTCGTCGACCGGCAGGGACGGCAGGGCGCGCGCCGGGTCACGTACGCGCTGCGCACCGTCAACGGCGTACGGCAGAAGCCCCGCAGGCTCCACGACGAGATCGTCCGTGACCCGGTCACCCAGCGGGTCAGGGTCGGTACGAAGGTGATGCCGACGTCCGTCGCGGGCGCGGACGGCCTGAACTGGAGCGGACTCGCCGCCTGCGAGTCGGGCGGGCGCCCGGGGGCGGTCGATCCGTCGGGGAACTACGGCGGGCTCTACCAGTTCGACGTGGGGACCTGGCAGTCCCTGGGCGGCAGCGGGCGCCCGCAGGACGCCCCGGCGTCGGAGCAGACGTTCCGCGCGAAGAAGCTGTACGTACAGCGGGGCGCGAGCCCGTGGCCGCACTGCGGCCGACGGCTGACGGGGTGA
- the rsmA gene encoding 16S rRNA (adenine(1518)-N(6)/adenine(1519)-N(6))-dimethyltransferase RsmA, producing the protein MSTTEPPPDTYALLGPADIRELAAALGVRPTKQRGQNFVIDANTVRRIVRTAGVRPDDVVVEVGPGLGSLTLALLEVADRVVAVEIDDVLAAALPATVQARMPARADRFSLVHSDAMQVTELPGPPPTALVANLPYNVAVPVLLHMLEHFPTIERTLVMVQAEVADRLAAGPGNKVYGVPSVKANWYADVKRAGSIGRTVFWPAPNVDSGLVSLVRRKEPLATSASRTEVFAVVDAAFAQRRKTLRAALAGWAGSAPAAEAALVAAGVSPQARGEGLTVEEFARIAESKPPETPPRNTPPSPSSPSSLPTSKEPGA; encoded by the coding sequence GTGAGCACCACTGAGCCGCCGCCCGACACCTACGCCCTGCTGGGCCCCGCGGACATCCGTGAACTGGCCGCGGCGCTGGGCGTACGCCCGACAAAGCAGCGCGGGCAGAACTTCGTGATCGACGCCAACACCGTCCGCAGGATCGTCCGCACCGCCGGGGTACGCCCCGACGACGTCGTCGTGGAGGTCGGGCCGGGACTCGGCTCCCTCACCCTGGCGCTCCTGGAGGTCGCGGACCGGGTCGTCGCCGTCGAGATCGACGACGTGCTCGCCGCAGCCCTGCCCGCGACGGTCCAGGCGCGGATGCCCGCGCGCGCCGACCGCTTCTCGCTGGTGCACTCCGACGCGATGCAGGTCACGGAACTGCCGGGCCCGCCGCCGACCGCGCTCGTCGCGAACCTCCCGTACAACGTCGCCGTGCCCGTCCTCCTCCACATGCTGGAGCACTTCCCGACCATCGAGCGCACGCTCGTGATGGTCCAGGCGGAGGTCGCGGACCGGCTGGCGGCCGGCCCCGGCAACAAGGTGTACGGCGTGCCGTCGGTGAAGGCCAACTGGTACGCGGACGTCAAGCGCGCCGGATCCATCGGCCGTACGGTCTTCTGGCCCGCGCCCAACGTGGACTCCGGCCTCGTCTCGCTGGTGCGCAGGAAGGAACCGCTCGCCACGTCGGCCTCCAGGACGGAGGTCTTCGCGGTCGTGGACGCGGCCTTCGCCCAGCGCCGCAAGACCCTGCGCGCGGCCCTCGCGGGATGGGCGGGCTCGGCCCCGGCGGCGGAGGCGGCCCTGGTGGCGGCGGGGGTGTCGCCGCAGGCGCGGGGGGAGGGGCTGACGGTGGAGGAGTTCGCGAGGATCGCGGAATCGAAACCACCCGAGACCCCACCCCGGAACACGCCCCCCTCCCCCTCCTCCCCCTCCTCCCTCCCCACCTCGAAGGAGCCCGGCGCGTGA
- a CDS encoding 4-(cytidine 5'-diphospho)-2-C-methyl-D-erythritol kinase has product MSVTVRVPAKVNVQLAVGAARPDGFHDLANVFLAVGLYDEITVTPADELRITCTGPGADRVPLDTTNLAARAALALAARHGIDPRVHIHIAKDIPVAGGMAGGSADGAGALLACDTLWSLNSPQSELLSLCAELGSDVPFSLLGGAALGVGRGEQLTPLAVGGAFHWVFAVADGGLSTPTVFQEFDRLAAGKAIPPPTPDPALLDALRTGDAAALADTLSNDLQPAALSLRPSLAATLTTGTTAGALAALVSGSGPTTAFLTKDEETATQVATALQSSGTCHTARPTTSPARGATVVGLDRV; this is encoded by the coding sequence GTGAGCGTCACCGTACGAGTCCCCGCCAAGGTCAACGTCCAGCTGGCCGTGGGCGCCGCGCGCCCCGACGGCTTCCACGACCTGGCGAACGTCTTCCTCGCCGTCGGCCTTTACGACGAGATCACGGTCACCCCGGCCGACGAGCTGCGCATCACGTGCACGGGCCCCGGCGCGGACCGGGTCCCCCTGGACACCACCAACCTCGCGGCCCGCGCGGCCCTGGCCCTGGCGGCCCGGCACGGCATCGACCCCCGGGTGCACATCCACATCGCCAAGGACATCCCGGTCGCGGGCGGCATGGCGGGCGGCAGCGCGGACGGCGCGGGCGCCCTCCTGGCCTGCGACACGCTCTGGTCGCTCAACTCCCCGCAGTCCGAACTCCTGTCCCTCTGCGCCGAGTTGGGCAGCGACGTGCCGTTCAGCCTGCTGGGCGGCGCGGCCCTCGGCGTCGGCCGCGGCGAACAGCTCACCCCCCTCGCGGTGGGCGGCGCCTTCCACTGGGTGTTCGCGGTCGCGGACGGCGGCCTCTCGACGCCCACGGTCTTCCAGGAGTTCGACCGCCTCGCGGCCGGCAAGGCCATCCCGCCCCCCACCCCCGACCCGGCCCTCCTGGACGCCCTGCGCACCGGCGACGCGGCAGCCCTGGCCGACACCCTCTCCAACGACCTCCAGCCCGCGGCCCTCTCCCTCCGCCCGTCCCTGGCCGCCACCCTCACCACAGGCACCACGGCGGGCGCCCTGGCCGCCCTGGTCTCCGGCTCGGGCCCCACGACGGCCTTCCTGACCAAGGACGAGGAAACCGCCACCCAGGTAGCCACAGCCCTCCAGTCCTCCGGCACCTGCCACACCGCCCGCCCGACCACCTCCCCGGCCCGGGGCGCCACGGTGGTGGGGCTGGATCGGGTCTGA
- a CDS encoding DUF262 domain-containing protein codes for MNTSPAGLEAQPTAITYELGDLVPLAWGGRIRVPHFQRDFRWQSQDVMRLFDSIVKGYPIGNLLLWVRRQQAEEFMLGKLRLIAPPHDESLWVVDGQQRLISLANALSAEGHQYKPFTVYYDLAEKEFVENPKIPEPYHVALPTLFDLKKLLTWFRTDGLAASEYFDEAERVATALRQYKVPAYLVRQDDRDVLTDIFDRMNNYGRRLNRAEIFSALYSGEEKGANERLTLTRISDNVAARTGFGSIDTGTVLASVLARRGSDPMRDIRLEFSSSGRRTQPEFPDEDQLTAYSQGEEALVRAVRFLIQEAGMPHISLLPYRALLVTLTRFFAHFPQPKPNNIRLLRRLFWRLSLVGPMVFKGSFTLFSRTLGSKIRPGDEEGSLRSMLDTISEAHPVLPSADRFRTNEATTKIILSAWWSLHPRSLTTGEILDAQSLDALLEQDRTAANAAPMVFPRLKDSRTKLLPANRLFLPSGADPVSEIPGALAYQPLDIDDETWNAVLASHLLDRDIAALADTNREEFLNLRQRRILQQLEDFLKRMAEWEYEDTPSLDTLDLDGEFQEFQEGDLPAAPDMD; via the coding sequence ATGAACACCAGTCCCGCGGGGCTTGAGGCACAGCCCACCGCCATCACCTATGAGCTCGGCGATCTAGTTCCGCTCGCCTGGGGCGGGCGGATTCGCGTGCCCCACTTTCAGCGTGACTTCCGTTGGCAGAGTCAGGATGTGATGCGTCTCTTCGACAGCATCGTCAAAGGTTACCCCATCGGCAACCTTCTGCTGTGGGTACGTAGGCAGCAGGCGGAAGAGTTCATGCTCGGCAAGCTCCGGCTGATCGCGCCTCCGCACGATGAGTCGCTTTGGGTCGTTGACGGACAGCAGCGACTCATTAGTCTGGCTAATGCCCTGAGCGCAGAAGGGCATCAGTACAAACCATTTACGGTCTATTACGATCTTGCTGAGAAAGAATTTGTGGAGAATCCCAAGATCCCGGAGCCGTACCATGTTGCTCTCCCCACTCTGTTCGATCTGAAGAAGTTGCTCACGTGGTTCCGAACCGATGGTCTTGCCGCCTCTGAGTATTTCGATGAGGCCGAACGGGTGGCTACCGCCTTGAGGCAATACAAGGTTCCTGCCTACCTGGTTAGGCAGGACGATCGGGATGTTCTCACCGATATCTTTGACCGGATGAACAATTACGGTCGGCGCTTGAATCGTGCCGAGATCTTTTCTGCCCTGTACTCAGGTGAGGAGAAGGGGGCGAATGAGCGTCTGACACTCACCAGGATCTCGGATAACGTTGCAGCAAGAACCGGATTCGGCAGTATTGATACAGGAACGGTTTTGGCGTCTGTCCTTGCTCGCCGAGGATCGGACCCCATGCGGGATATTCGATTGGAATTTTCATCATCTGGGCGCCGTACCCAGCCGGAATTCCCTGACGAGGATCAACTCACAGCGTACTCGCAGGGTGAGGAGGCGCTGGTGCGTGCGGTCAGATTCCTTATCCAAGAAGCGGGGATGCCGCACATCTCACTGCTGCCATATCGTGCCCTTTTGGTGACTCTCACGAGATTCTTCGCGCATTTTCCGCAGCCGAAGCCGAACAACATTAGATTGCTGCGAAGGCTGTTCTGGAGGCTCTCTCTTGTCGGTCCCATGGTGTTTAAGGGGAGCTTTACTCTGTTCAGCCGCACGCTCGGATCGAAGATCCGGCCTGGAGACGAGGAAGGATCGCTTCGCTCTATGCTGGATACAATTTCTGAGGCGCATCCTGTGCTGCCTTCCGCCGATCGATTTCGTACCAATGAAGCGACGACAAAGATTATTTTGAGTGCATGGTGGTCATTGCACCCTCGTTCGCTGACCACCGGTGAAATCTTGGATGCGCAGAGCTTGGATGCTCTCCTGGAGCAGGATAGGACGGCGGCAAATGCTGCTCCTATGGTATTTCCCCGGCTCAAGGATTCCCGCACCAAGCTTTTGCCTGCTAATCGACTATTCCTGCCAAGTGGTGCGGACCCGGTGTCCGAAATTCCTGGTGCTCTTGCCTATCAGCCACTCGATATAGACGACGAGACATGGAATGCTGTTCTTGCCTCACATCTACTCGACCGGGATATCGCGGCGCTTGCGGACACGAATCGTGAAGAATTTCTGAACCTACGTCAGAGGCGAATCCTTCAGCAGCTGGAGGATTTCCTGAAACGTATGGCGGAGTGGGAGTACGAAGATACCCCCTCGCTGGATACTTTGGATCTTGACGGCGAATTCCAGGAATTCCAGGAGGGGGATCTTCCTGCCGCTCCCGACATGGACTGA
- a CDS encoding type II toxin-antitoxin system HipA family toxin, which translates to MAVTIPEVYYAVLLHGRRVGTLCQKGDYTRFDLADRYVDDPSRPVLGLRFEENLRIPYSSALRLPKWFSNLLPEGPLREWIADDRGVSLDREMELLAQVGHDLPGAVQVVRAEGPDDGWEWQDYGQEASGEGRGGSVGASPWRFSLAGVALKFSMLAQGDRLTVPAVGELGDWLVKFPDYRHDGVPRNEFAIMSLAKAIGIDIPDLRLLHRDELDGLPDRMWPNSEEWAYAVRRFDRSADGRGSRIHIEDFAQVRDKYSRDKYQSTFETVAAIAYRGRDVEALRETARRIAFCVAVGNGDAHLKNWSLIYRDGRIPSVSPAYDLVSTVPYSPEPEDLGLKFGGSRSFERVRLTHFSHLEDALSRRFGPSRAHLMDVAEGTVRAVREMWPAHSETLVANPKLLEAVTSWISESTARLLKGK; encoded by the coding sequence ATGGCAGTCACTATTCCCGAGGTCTACTACGCAGTTCTCCTGCATGGACGCCGTGTGGGAACGTTGTGTCAGAAAGGCGACTATACGCGGTTCGACTTGGCGGATCGCTATGTAGATGATCCGAGTAGGCCCGTGCTGGGTCTGAGATTCGAGGAAAACCTCAGAATCCCCTATTCCTCTGCGCTTCGATTGCCCAAGTGGTTCTCAAACTTGCTGCCCGAAGGTCCGCTTCGCGAGTGGATCGCCGACGACCGGGGTGTTTCCCTTGATCGGGAGATGGAGCTCCTGGCGCAAGTTGGCCATGATTTGCCCGGTGCTGTCCAGGTAGTGCGTGCGGAAGGCCCGGACGACGGATGGGAGTGGCAGGATTATGGACAGGAAGCGAGCGGAGAGGGGAGGGGCGGGAGTGTCGGTGCCTCTCCGTGGCGTTTTTCGCTTGCGGGAGTGGCTCTGAAGTTCTCGATGTTGGCTCAGGGTGACCGCCTGACCGTGCCGGCTGTTGGAGAGTTGGGTGATTGGCTCGTCAAATTTCCTGACTACAGGCATGATGGCGTGCCTCGCAATGAGTTCGCGATTATGTCCCTGGCCAAAGCGATCGGAATTGACATCCCCGATCTTCGGCTGCTGCACCGAGATGAGCTCGACGGGCTCCCCGATCGAATGTGGCCGAATTCTGAGGAGTGGGCATATGCCGTGCGTCGATTCGACCGCAGTGCCGATGGTAGGGGCTCCCGGATTCATATTGAGGATTTTGCGCAGGTCCGCGATAAATATTCGCGAGATAAATATCAGTCGACGTTCGAAACGGTGGCTGCCATTGCGTATCGTGGTAGAGATGTTGAGGCGCTTCGTGAAACCGCGCGGAGAATTGCCTTCTGTGTTGCGGTCGGTAACGGTGACGCCCATCTGAAAAACTGGTCACTTATCTATCGTGATGGTCGAATTCCTTCTGTTTCTCCGGCATACGACCTAGTCTCTACTGTTCCTTATTCGCCTGAGCCGGAGGACCTGGGGTTGAAATTCGGCGGCAGTAGAAGTTTTGAGCGTGTGCGGCTGACTCATTTCTCGCACCTTGAGGATGCGTTGAGCCGGAGGTTCGGCCCGTCGAGGGCGCATCTCATGGATGTGGCAGAAGGCACAGTTAGGGCAGTTCGCGAGATGTGGCCAGCGCACTCGGAGACGCTAGTCGCTAACCCAAAGCTTCTCGAAGCCGTGACTTCATGGATCTCGGAATCAACGGCCCGCCTACTCAAGGGAAAATGA
- a CDS encoding ABC-F family ATP-binding cassette domain-containing protein produces the protein MAVNLVNVEAVTKVYGTRALLDGVSLGVSEGDRVGVVGRNGDGKTTLIRLLSKLEETDSGRVTHSGGLRLGVLTQHDSLDPDATVRHEVIGDLADHEWAGNAKIRDVLTGLFGGLDLPGFPQGLDTVIAPLSGGERRRIALAKLLIGEPDLIVLDEPTNHLDVEGIAWLAKHLQARRSALVCVTHDRWFLDQVCTKMWDVQRGAVHEYEGGYSDYVFARAERERIAATEEAKRKNLVRKELAWLRRGAPARTSKPRFRIEAANELIADVPPPRDTSSLMKFANARLGKTVFDLEDVTVQAGPKVLLSHLTWQLGPGDRIGLVGVNGAGKTSLLRALAEASRTRGDVQPAAGKIVVGRTVKLAYLSQEVAELKPTLRVLEAVQQVRDRVDLGGGREMTAGQLCEQFGFTKEKQWTPVGDLSGGERRRLQLLRLLMDEPNVLFLDEPTNDLDIETLNQLEDVLDSWPGSMVVISHDRFFIERVTDKVMALLGDRTLRMLPRGIDEYLERRRKLAESGAPAAPAATLPGPGGVGTPAAAAPASAKDDRAAKKELQKIERQLTKMSDRETLLHQQIADHATDFEKVAKLDAELRQLIGERDELEMRWLELAEDA, from the coding sequence ATGGCCGTCAATCTGGTCAATGTCGAAGCAGTCACCAAGGTGTACGGCACCCGTGCGCTGCTCGACGGTGTCTCGCTCGGCGTCTCCGAAGGGGACCGGGTCGGGGTCGTGGGGCGCAACGGGGACGGGAAGACCACCCTGATCCGGTTGCTCAGCAAGCTGGAGGAGACCGACTCCGGGCGCGTCACGCACAGTGGCGGGCTGCGGCTCGGGGTGCTCACGCAGCACGACTCGCTCGACCCGGACGCGACCGTGCGGCACGAGGTCATCGGGGACCTCGCCGATCACGAGTGGGCCGGCAACGCCAAGATCCGCGACGTGCTCACCGGGCTGTTCGGCGGGCTGGACCTGCCCGGGTTCCCGCAGGGGCTCGACACCGTCATCGCGCCGCTCTCCGGCGGCGAGCGGCGGCGCATCGCGCTCGCCAAGCTGCTCATCGGCGAGCCGGACCTGATCGTGCTCGACGAGCCCACCAACCACCTCGACGTCGAGGGCATCGCCTGGCTGGCGAAGCACCTCCAGGCGCGGCGCTCGGCGCTCGTCTGCGTGACGCACGACCGGTGGTTCCTCGACCAGGTCTGCACGAAGATGTGGGACGTGCAGCGCGGGGCCGTCCACGAGTACGAGGGCGGCTACTCCGACTACGTCTTCGCCCGCGCCGAGCGCGAGCGCATCGCCGCCACCGAGGAAGCCAAGCGGAAGAACCTCGTCCGCAAGGAGCTGGCCTGGCTGCGGCGCGGCGCCCCCGCCCGTACGTCCAAGCCGCGCTTCCGCATCGAGGCCGCCAACGAGCTGATCGCCGACGTGCCGCCGCCGCGCGACACCTCGTCGCTGATGAAGTTCGCCAACGCCCGGCTCGGCAAGACCGTCTTCGACCTGGAGGACGTGACCGTCCAGGCCGGGCCGAAGGTGCTGCTGAGTCACCTGACCTGGCAGCTCGGACCCGGTGACCGGATCGGGCTCGTCGGCGTCAACGGCGCGGGCAAGACCTCGCTCCTGCGCGCGCTCGCCGAGGCGTCCCGTACCCGCGGCGACGTCCAGCCCGCCGCCGGGAAGATCGTCGTCGGCCGGACCGTCAAGCTCGCCTACCTCTCCCAGGAGGTCGCCGAACTCAAGCCGACCCTGCGGGTGTTGGAGGCCGTGCAGCAGGTACGGGACCGGGTCGACCTCGGCGGGGGCCGCGAGATGACCGCCGGGCAGCTGTGCGAGCAGTTCGGGTTCACCAAGGAGAAGCAGTGGACCCCGGTGGGGGACCTGTCCGGTGGTGAGCGCCGCCGGCTCCAGTTGCTGCGGCTGCTGATGGACGAGCCGAACGTCCTCTTCCTCGACGAGCCCACCAACGACCTCGACATCGAGACGCTCAACCAGTTGGAGGACGTGCTCGACAGCTGGCCCGGCTCGATGGTGGTCATCTCCCACGACCGGTTCTTCATCGAGCGGGTCACCGACAAGGTGATGGCGCTGCTCGGCGACCGGACGCTGCGGATGCTGCCGCGCGGGATCGACGAGTACCTCGAACGGCGCAGGAAGCTCGCCGAGTCGGGCGCCCCCGCCGCGCCCGCCGCGACCCTGCCCGGCCCCGGCGGCGTGGGCACGCCGGCCGCGGCCGCTCCCGCGTCGGCGAAGGACGACCGCGCGGCGAAGAAGGAACTCCAGAAGATCGAGCGTCAACTCACCAAGATGTCCGACCGGGAGACGCTGCTGCACCAGCAGATCGCCGACCACGCCACGGACTTCGAGAAGGTGGCGAAGCTGGACGCGGAGCTCCGCCAACTGATCGGCGAGCGCGACGAGTTGGAAATGCGGTGGCTGGAGCTC